A genomic segment from Prochlorothrix hollandica PCC 9006 = CALU 1027 encodes:
- a CDS encoding glycoside hydrolase family protein, which produces MKPSNECYNLIKKWEGLHRQRSDDLIEAYKDPVSIWTIGYGSINHFDLGRPIQPGDVITKAAAERWLKLEVEEVAEDIENLCQVSLTQGMFDALVSFVYNIGIGAFGESTLLRKLNKDVDYGGAAREFDRWVHGEDSGSRKVLPGLVNRRNDEENLFRRDGLNPVRGAVVSIPSSITTPANLSVEERPYQPAPVPLPFTRALLKKGDVGDDCYILNCALAGLGFLRMAPQPNEFTDVTRSSVELLQKREALSRIDGGVGPETKRAIENALSRARGLVPPLTSDRGVYCRLTRTRDDAFKGLEWCKLEFVHPARGVVESLKVVSGAPGAQRFLLFSDPDSFPGSLQPIPQGRYNIGDIDWAGGKDNYNASHVHPSDGIGPVWVPLVGRQSDDRDAFGFHVDWNWIQRGKNPGSAGCVCPTSLTDLKELVRLLREFDPRLLVVDWGL; this is translated from the coding sequence GTGAAGCCGAGTAACGAATGCTATAACCTAATCAAGAAATGGGAAGGGCTACATCGTCAGCGTTCTGATGATCTGATTGAAGCGTATAAAGATCCAGTAAGTATTTGGACAATTGGTTATGGCTCCATAAATCACTTTGATTTAGGTAGACCTATTCAGCCAGGTGATGTTATTACCAAAGCAGCAGCGGAACGCTGGCTTAAACTCGAAGTTGAGGAGGTGGCAGAAGATATCGAGAATCTCTGCCAGGTTTCCTTAACTCAGGGTATGTTTGATGCCTTGGTTTCATTTGTTTACAATATTGGAATTGGTGCTTTTGGTGAGTCAACGCTTTTAAGAAAACTAAATAAAGATGTAGATTATGGAGGTGCAGCCCGTGAATTTGATCGTTGGGTACACGGTGAAGACAGCGGCAGTAGAAAAGTTTTGCCGGGACTCGTCAATCGTCGTAATGATGAAGAAAATTTATTCAGAAGAGATGGTTTAAATCCTGTTAGAGGTGCTGTAGTTTCTATTCCAAGCTCAATAACAACTCCTGCCAATCTATCGGTAGAGGAACGTCCTTATCAACCTGCTCCTGTGCCCTTACCATTTACCCGCGCACTACTTAAGAAAGGGGATGTAGGAGATGATTGCTACATTCTAAATTGTGCCCTCGCAGGATTGGGATTTCTTCGTATGGCTCCTCAACCCAATGAGTTTACAGATGTTACGAGGAGTTCTGTTGAACTACTACAAAAACGTGAGGCACTTAGCCGAATTGATGGTGGGGTCGGACCAGAAACGAAAAGGGCGATCGAAAATGCTCTAAGTCGAGCGCGGGGACTTGTTCCTCCTTTAACCTCGGATCGAGGAGTCTACTGCCGTCTTACGCGCACTCGTGATGATGCATTTAAAGGGTTGGAATGGTGCAAGCTTGAATTTGTTCATCCTGCACGGGGAGTAGTTGAATCGCTGAAAGTCGTATCTGGCGCGCCAGGAGCACAGCGTTTCTTACTATTTAGCGATCCTGATAGCTTTCCAGGTAGCCTTCAACCGATTCCCCAAGGTCGCTATAATATCGGCGATATTGATTGGGCAGGGGGGAAAGACAACTATAATGCATCCCATGTCCACCCTTCAGATGGAATTGGTCCTGTGTGGGTTCCTCTAGTTGGTCGGCAATCAGACGATCGTGATGCATTTGGATTTCATGTTGATTGGAACTGGATTCAGCGTGGAAAAAATCCAGGTAGTGCAGGCTGTGTTTGCCCAACTTCTCTTACAGATCTCAAAGAACTTGTGCGTCTACTACGTGAGTTTGACCCGCGCTTACTAGTAGTAGATTGGGGTTTGTGA
- a CDS encoding integron integrase has protein sequence MMAATPPQQKFLDQLRDILRAKHYSDSTEESYVAWVRRFILFHHKKHPQEMGEKEVEEFLTHLAVVEQISASTQNQALCALMFTYRYLVKQPLSETIKAVRAKRPQHLPVVLTVSEARSLLNHMTGTPFLVAQMLYGSGLRLMEGLRLRVKDVDFKQQQIIVRDAKGQQDRVTILPSSVVEPLRSHLIDVKYQHEKDLRDGYGQVYLPSALERKYRKADRDWSWQYVFPARCRSTDPRSELGRRHHLDATVIQKALKRAVKAAAIQKNVSCHTLRHSFATHLLQNGYDIPTVQALLGHKDVKTTMIYTHVLNRGGLGVRSPIDL, from the coding sequence ATGATGGCGGCAACTCCACCCCAGCAAAAATTTCTGGATCAACTGCGGGACATCTTGCGGGCTAAGCATTACAGCGACAGCACAGAGGAAAGTTATGTGGCGTGGGTTAGGCGGTTTATCCTCTTTCACCATAAAAAGCACCCCCAGGAGATGGGGGAGAAAGAGGTTGAGGAATTTTTAACCCATTTAGCGGTGGTGGAGCAGATTTCAGCTTCAACTCAAAACCAGGCGTTATGTGCGTTGATGTTTACCTATCGGTACCTGGTCAAGCAGCCCCTAAGTGAAACCATCAAGGCTGTTCGGGCAAAGCGTCCTCAGCATTTGCCAGTAGTGCTGACCGTATCGGAAGCGCGATCGCTATTGAACCATATGACAGGAACTCCGTTTTTAGTGGCTCAAATGCTATACGGCAGTGGGCTACGTCTGATGGAGGGGCTAAGGTTGCGGGTCAAAGATGTGGACTTTAAGCAACAACAAATTATAGTCAGAGATGCTAAAGGACAACAGGATCGCGTGACGATCTTGCCGAGCAGTGTAGTGGAGCCTCTCAGGTCCCACTTAATCGATGTTAAGTATCAGCATGAGAAGGATTTGCGGGACGGGTATGGTCAGGTTTATTTACCCTCTGCCCTGGAGCGAAAGTACCGAAAAGCCGATCGGGACTGGAGTTGGCAATATGTTTTTCCTGCCAGGTGCCGATCGACCGATCCCCGCAGTGAACTGGGCCGTCGTCATCACCTGGATGCAACAGTGATCCAGAAAGCCCTTAAAAGGGCCGTCAAAGCAGCGGCAATCCAGAAAAATGTAAGTTGCCACACCTTACGCCATAGTTTTGCCACCCATCTCCTGCAAAATGGCTACGATATTCCCACGGTTCAAGCATTACTGGGGCACAAGGACGTGAAAACCACCATGATTTATACCCATGTGCTAAACCGGGGTGGCTTGGGAGTCCGTAGCCCGATCGACCTGTAA
- the ppk1 gene encoding polyphosphate kinase 1 has product MSIAKIASVKPNLDDPRYYFNRELSWLEFNRRVLKEALDPRTPLLERLKFLGIFSSNLDEFFMVRVAGLRQQVEAGVEKFTPDGRNPQMQLADIRSTLKPMVMEQHHHFDRVLRPELAEAGIHFLDYNQLNQEIKTYLQEYFEQHIFPVLTPLAVDPSHPFPYISNLSLNLAVIVRDEQDEIEHFARIKIPDMLPRFIKLPLDLQRKWGKKKVHWVGVPLEQIIAHNLESLFPGMSIQGWYAFRVTRNADLDVEEDEADDLMLAIEQELRKQRMSGSVVRLELAKDTAASVQSMLMRELNLTEQSIYTLEDTLGLHDLMGFLSLPLPELKDTPWSPKVPPRLRSSVDNLSSPQLNWEQNGDFLDQIRQGDLLVHHPYHSFTASVHRFVTQAAHDQAVLAIKMTLYRTSGDSPIICSLIEAAENGKQVVVLVELKARFDEANNINWARQLEQAGVHVVYGLTGLKTHTKTTLVVRQEEEGIRRYVHIGTGNYNPKTAGLYTDLGLFSCRDKLGADLTDLFNYLTGYSRQQSYRSLLVAPLNMRSRMLEMIRREITLVQQGEPGRIIAKMNALVDPELIQALYGASQAGVEIDLIIRGICCLRPGLKKISDKIRVISIIGRFLEHSRIFYFRNGGKNEIYIGSADWMPRNLNRRVEAIVPIEDPLLNQEMQDLLQLMLQDNRQAWELKPDGSYQRREVQENEPERSSQVILMHHCDRRAPLPRIYLQPPAPDQP; this is encoded by the coding sequence ATGTCCATCGCCAAAATCGCATCTGTCAAGCCAAACCTCGACGATCCTCGGTACTATTTCAATCGGGAACTGAGCTGGCTAGAGTTTAACCGACGGGTTTTAAAAGAAGCCCTAGACCCTCGCACGCCTCTCCTGGAACGCCTCAAATTCCTAGGGATTTTCAGCAGCAACCTGGATGAATTTTTCATGGTGCGGGTGGCTGGACTACGGCAACAGGTAGAAGCAGGGGTAGAAAAGTTTACCCCCGATGGGCGCAATCCCCAAATGCAACTGGCGGATATTCGATCGACCCTCAAGCCCATGGTGATGGAACAGCATCACCACTTCGATCGTGTTCTCCGCCCAGAACTGGCCGAAGCTGGCATCCATTTTTTGGACTATAACCAACTCAACCAGGAAATCAAAACCTATCTTCAAGAGTATTTTGAGCAGCATATTTTTCCCGTTTTAACCCCCCTGGCGGTGGATCCCAGCCATCCCTTTCCCTATATCTCTAATTTAAGTTTGAACTTAGCCGTTATTGTGCGGGATGAGCAGGATGAAATTGAACATTTTGCCCGCATTAAAATTCCGGACATGTTGCCCCGCTTCATTAAGCTGCCCTTAGATTTGCAACGCAAATGGGGTAAAAAAAAGGTCCATTGGGTGGGGGTTCCCCTAGAGCAAATCATCGCCCATAACCTGGAATCTTTATTCCCCGGCATGAGCATTCAAGGCTGGTATGCCTTTCGGGTGACCCGCAATGCTGACTTAGATGTGGAAGAAGATGAAGCCGATGATTTGATGTTGGCCATTGAACAGGAATTGCGGAAGCAACGCATGAGCGGCTCCGTGGTGCGGCTAGAGTTGGCTAAAGATACAGCCGCCTCGGTGCAGTCGATGTTAATGCGGGAACTCAATCTCACCGAGCAGAGTATCTACACCCTGGAGGACACCCTGGGATTGCATGACCTGATGGGGTTTCTCTCCTTGCCGTTGCCAGAACTGAAGGATACCCCCTGGTCTCCCAAGGTGCCGCCTCGGCTGCGATCGTCGGTGGATAACCTCTCCAGTCCCCAACTCAATTGGGAGCAAAACGGGGATTTCCTCGATCAGATTCGCCAAGGGGATTTACTAGTCCACCATCCCTACCACTCCTTTACCGCCAGTGTGCATCGCTTTGTGACCCAAGCGGCCCATGATCAAGCGGTGCTAGCCATCAAAATGACCCTCTACCGCACCTCTGGAGATTCCCCCATTATTTGCTCCCTCATTGAAGCGGCAGAAAATGGGAAACAGGTGGTGGTTTTGGTGGAACTCAAAGCCCGATTTGATGAGGCCAATAATATCAACTGGGCGCGACAGTTGGAACAGGCGGGAGTCCATGTGGTCTATGGTTTAACGGGGCTGAAAACCCACACTAAAACCACCTTGGTGGTGCGCCAAGAAGAGGAGGGAATCCGTCGCTATGTCCACATCGGCACCGGTAACTATAATCCTAAAACAGCGGGCCTTTATACCGATCTCGGTCTCTTTAGTTGCCGCGATAAATTGGGGGCTGATCTGACGGATTTATTTAACTACCTCACCGGCTATTCCCGACAGCAATCCTATCGCAGTTTGTTGGTGGCTCCCCTCAATATGCGCAGCCGTATGTTGGAAATGATTCGGCGGGAGATAACCTTAGTCCAGCAGGGGGAACCGGGTCGCATCATTGCCAAAATGAATGCCCTTGTCGATCCGGAATTAATTCAAGCCCTCTATGGGGCATCCCAGGCCGGTGTGGAAATTGATCTGATTATTCGGGGCATTTGCTGTTTACGCCCAGGGCTGAAAAAGATCAGCGACAAAATCAGAGTCATCAGCATCATTGGCCGCTTTCTGGAACATTCCCGCATCTTCTATTTTCGCAACGGGGGCAAAAATGAAATCTATATTGGCAGTGCCGACTGGATGCCCCGCAATTTGAACCGTCGGGTCGAGGCGATCGTCCCCATTGAGGATCCCCTCCTCAACCAGGAAATGCAGGATCTGTTGCAACTGATGCTCCAGGACAACCGCCAAGCCTGGGAGTTAAAGCCCGATGGCAGCTACCAGCGGCGAGAGGTGCAAGAGAACGAACCGGAACGATCGTCCCAGGTGATTCTGATGCACCACTGCGATCGCCGTGCCCCCCTGCCCCGCATCTACCTCCAACCCCCTGCCCCCGATCAACCTTAA
- a CDS encoding glycosyltransferase, translated as MLTLLLALSGAIWLFLLLGWGRFWWCDQQLPMPDAAPIDRSTPAPRVAVVIPARNEAEGIGACVRSLLTQDYPGSVQVILVDDQSDDGTAALARQAALDCGMGDCGRGDGGRGDGGRGDGGEDSGDRLTILPGQPLAPGWTGKLWALEQGTRHAQALNPPPDYLLLTDADIAHAPFNLRQLVTKAETEALDLASLMVRLRCQSGWERLLIPAFVYFFQQLYPFPWVNNPRRTLAAAAGGCVLLRRSALERIGGIAVLRDALIDDCTLAAQVKGTLAPGSGPYHPIWLGLSTTTHSLRAYDSLHSIWTMVARTAYTQLHYSPLLLLGTLGGMTLVYLLAPLALGLGLGLGSVPLITGGAAIWALMTLSYWPTVRLYGLSPLWATLLPVIALLYTLMTLDSARRHWQGRGGAWKGRVYPQG; from the coding sequence ATGCTCACCCTGTTGCTAGCCCTCTCTGGGGCGATTTGGCTGTTTTTATTGCTGGGCTGGGGCCGATTTTGGTGGTGCGATCAACAGTTACCGATGCCCGATGCCGCCCCGATCGACCGATCCACACCAGCCCCTAGGGTGGCAGTGGTGATCCCTGCCCGCAATGAAGCGGAGGGGATTGGTGCCTGTGTGCGATCGCTCCTGACCCAGGACTACCCCGGATCCGTGCAGGTGATCCTTGTCGATGACCAGAGCGACGATGGCACAGCGGCCCTGGCTCGCCAAGCGGCCTTGGACTGTGGCATGGGGGACTGTGGCAGGGGGGACGGTGGCAGGGGAGACGGTGGCAGGGGGGACGGTGGCGAGGACAGCGGCGATCGCCTCACCATTCTCCCTGGGCAACCCCTAGCCCCCGGTTGGACCGGCAAACTCTGGGCCTTGGAACAGGGCACCCGCCACGCCCAAGCCCTGAATCCCCCCCCGGACTATTTATTGCTCACCGATGCAGACATCGCCCACGCCCCCTTTAATCTGCGGCAACTGGTGACCAAGGCTGAAACGGAAGCCTTAGATTTAGCCAGCCTCATGGTGCGGTTGCGGTGCCAGAGCGGCTGGGAACGGTTGTTAATCCCGGCCTTTGTCTACTTTTTCCAACAGCTTTACCCCTTCCCCTGGGTCAACAATCCCCGGCGGACCCTGGCGGCAGCAGCGGGGGGCTGTGTGCTATTGCGGCGATCGGCCTTGGAGCGCATCGGGGGCATCGCAGTCCTGCGGGATGCCCTCATTGATGACTGCACCCTAGCAGCCCAAGTCAAGGGCACCCTGGCCCCGGGATCCGGACCCTACCATCCCATTTGGCTAGGTCTCAGCACCACCACCCACAGTCTGCGGGCCTACGACAGCCTCCACAGCATTTGGACCATGGTGGCCCGCACTGCTTATACCCAACTCCACTATTCCCCCCTGCTGCTGTTGGGGACCCTAGGGGGCATGACCCTGGTCTATCTCCTGGCTCCCCTGGCCTTGGGGCTGGGGCTGGGGCTGGGTTCCGTCCCCCTGATCACCGGCGGTGCCGCCATCTGGGCACTGATGACCCTGTCCTACTGGCCCACGGTGCGGCTCTATGGTCTGTCTCCCCTCTGGGCCACCCTCTTGCCGGTCATTGCCCTGCTGTATACCCTGATGACCCTAGATTCTGCCCGCCGCCACTGGCAGGGCCGGGGGGGAGCTTGGAAAGGGCGGGTCTATCCCCAGGGCTAG
- a CDS encoding bifunctional pantoate--beta-alanine ligase/(d)CMP kinase: MRCLKTVVALRRYLELVRSGQGLGASIAGDRALPSPTPAPPVPRLGLVPTMGALHPGHLSLMERARRENEVVVVSIFVNPLQFSPQEDFGNYPQDRQRDLDLCEQQGVDLVFAPSVEEFYGLTGLGAGLTDQLTQVIPPLGLTQGLCGRSRPTHFQGVTTVVTKLLSLVQPDRAYFGQKDAQQLVILRHLVRDLNLPTQLVGCPIVREPSGLALSSRNAYLSPDQRHQATVLSRALGAAQGQFRRGERSGAALLATVQQVLATEPGVVVEYAEVVDPDTLTPLDSLGDQGLLALAAQVGPARLIDNVVLRQRHPIVALDGPAGAGKSTVTRRVAAALGLLYLDTGAMYRAVTWLMLDQGLDLADEPGVAEVLSQSEIRLEPGTLDPAAPWDLPPVRVWVNGQEVTAAIRTPEVTARVSRIAAQAAVRSALVQQQRRYGKTGGIVAEGRDIGTTVFPDAEVKIFLTASIQERARRRQQDLINQGQGTVDLGQLEAEIGERDRQDSSRSVSPLIKAPDALELLTDGLTIEAVTDRIVALYRDRVADLTP; this comes from the coding sequence ATGCGTTGTTTAAAAACCGTGGTCGCTCTGCGACGTTATTTAGAATTGGTGCGATCGGGGCAGGGTTTAGGGGCATCGATCGCTGGCGATCGGGCGCTGCCATCGCCCACCCCAGCCCCCCCTGTTCCCCGCCTGGGCCTGGTGCCCACCATGGGGGCACTGCACCCCGGCCACCTCAGTTTGATGGAGCGGGCACGGCGGGAGAATGAGGTGGTGGTGGTTAGTATTTTCGTCAACCCCCTGCAATTTTCACCCCAGGAAGATTTCGGCAACTATCCCCAGGATCGACAACGGGATTTGGATCTGTGTGAGCAGCAGGGGGTGGATCTGGTGTTTGCCCCCAGTGTGGAGGAATTTTACGGTTTGACGGGGCTGGGGGCGGGGCTGACGGATCAGCTCACCCAGGTGATTCCTCCGCTGGGGTTGACCCAGGGGTTGTGCGGTCGATCGCGGCCCACCCACTTCCAAGGGGTGACCACCGTGGTCACCAAGTTGCTCAGTTTGGTGCAGCCCGATCGGGCCTACTTTGGCCAAAAGGATGCTCAGCAGTTGGTGATCTTGCGCCACTTGGTGCGGGATCTCAATCTGCCGACCCAATTGGTGGGTTGTCCCATTGTGCGGGAGCCGTCGGGGTTGGCCCTCAGTTCCCGCAATGCCTACCTCAGCCCAGACCAGCGGCACCAGGCCACCGTCTTGTCCCGTGCCCTCGGGGCGGCCCAGGGGCAATTTCGCCGGGGGGAACGATCGGGGGCAGCGCTGTTGGCTACGGTACAGCAGGTTTTAGCGACGGAGCCGGGGGTGGTGGTGGAGTATGCCGAGGTGGTAGATCCCGATACCCTGACTCCCCTGGACTCCCTTGGGGATCAGGGGCTATTGGCCCTGGCGGCCCAGGTGGGTCCGGCTCGGTTGATCGATAATGTGGTGCTGCGGCAGCGCCATCCCATTGTGGCCCTGGATGGACCAGCGGGGGCGGGGAAATCGACGGTGACCCGCCGGGTGGCGGCGGCTTTAGGGCTGTTGTATCTGGATACGGGGGCGATGTATCGGGCGGTAACCTGGTTGATGTTGGATCAAGGGCTGGATCTAGCCGATGAGCCGGGGGTGGCGGAGGTGCTGTCCCAGAGTGAGATTCGCCTGGAGCCGGGAACCCTGGATCCCGCTGCCCCCTGGGATTTGCCGCCGGTGCGGGTCTGGGTCAATGGCCAAGAGGTGACCGCTGCCATCCGAACCCCAGAGGTGACAGCGCGGGTGTCCCGCATTGCGGCCCAGGCAGCGGTGCGATCGGCCCTCGTACAGCAACAACGGCGCTATGGCAAGACGGGAGGCATTGTGGCGGAGGGGCGGGATATTGGCACGACGGTTTTTCCCGATGCCGAGGTGAAAATTTTTCTGACCGCCTCGATCCAGGAACGGGCACGGCGACGGCAGCAGGATTTGATTAATCAGGGCCAGGGAACCGTGGATTTGGGGCAGTTGGAGGCGGAGATTGGGGAGCGCGATCGCCAGGACAGTTCCCGATCGGTGTCCCCGTTGATTAAAGCCCCCGATGCCTTGGAGTTGCTAACGGATGGCTTAACCATTGAAGCGGTGACCGATCGCATTGTGGCCTTGTACCGCGATCGGGTCGCGGATCTGACTCCCTAG
- a CDS encoding thioredoxin produces the protein MGRVLAPVPTLLATHNRGNHGGIAPTKIGESAKVK, from the coding sequence TTGGGTAGGGTTCTCGCCCCCGTGCCGACCCTCTTGGCAACCCACAACCGGGGCAACCACGGGGGGATTGCCCCTACCAAAATCGGGGAATCTGCAAAGGTGAAATAG
- a CDS encoding septal ring lytic transglycosylase RlpA family protein, translating to MSQKRLSGFTAALMVSTLGFVPVSRADQTQILAATTSIDVTTDSSLSPPDPQISLDPQDSLGSLGQRFVDPSETSQALEDARPGAVSSVVKVGTSQSTDQNSAPFTSLVAQVVPHSFDQYQAATLYIKNIPVITFLNPTVQVSDAPSGSAASGVDASETRKVSAPLKPSGATDAQAGTKAIAAAALDDAFLESATPVTESSTRPESGVDQHQDAVWRATNVAALLNYLNQDALDAESIQVRWNEDLEAYQVYRAKPGSGDADAASQADEDISPDQVVVTVDSHTISPDTTGDLAEDALQVANRLRRLLGNAPPLARVERPEPVIPAGSHLTVQQVIQGVASWYGPGFHGRLSANGEIYDQNALTAAHPSLPFGTQVQVTNLNTGQSVVVRINDRGPYVGNRVIDLSAAAAQYIGMVSTGVAPVRLDILQ from the coding sequence ATGAGTCAAAAGCGATTGAGTGGCTTTACTGCCGCCCTAATGGTGTCAACCTTAGGTTTTGTGCCCGTTAGCCGAGCTGACCAAACCCAGATCCTGGCAGCGACTACGTCTATCGATGTAACCACCGATAGTTCCCTGTCTCCCCCGGATCCCCAGATCAGTCTCGATCCCCAAGATAGTTTGGGTAGCCTTGGTCAACGGTTCGTAGATCCATCAGAGACCTCTCAGGCTCTGGAAGATGCGAGACCTGGTGCAGTCTCGTCGGTTGTCAAAGTTGGGACATCCCAGTCCACTGATCAGAATTCTGCCCCATTTACATCCCTGGTGGCCCAGGTTGTTCCCCATTCCTTCGACCAATACCAAGCAGCCACCCTCTACATCAAAAATATTCCAGTTATTACCTTTCTGAACCCTACAGTTCAGGTTTCTGATGCTCCATCGGGCAGTGCAGCGTCTGGGGTCGATGCCTCTGAAACCCGTAAGGTATCCGCCCCTTTAAAACCGTCTGGGGCAACGGATGCCCAGGCGGGGACTAAGGCCATAGCAGCGGCAGCCTTGGATGATGCTTTTCTAGAATCCGCCACCCCGGTCACTGAATCCTCTACAAGACCAGAGTCTGGGGTTGACCAACACCAGGATGCGGTGTGGCGGGCCACCAATGTGGCTGCGCTGTTGAATTACCTGAATCAAGATGCCTTGGATGCCGAGAGCATTCAGGTGCGCTGGAATGAGGATCTGGAAGCCTACCAGGTTTACAGGGCTAAACCAGGGTCCGGTGATGCGGATGCAGCGTCCCAGGCTGATGAGGACATCAGTCCAGATCAGGTGGTGGTGACCGTTGATAGCCACACCATTTCCCCCGATACCACGGGAGACTTAGCAGAAGATGCCCTTCAGGTGGCCAACCGCCTCCGCCGTTTGTTGGGCAATGCTCCGCCCCTGGCCCGGGTCGAGCGGCCCGAACCTGTGATTCCCGCTGGTTCCCACCTCACGGTGCAGCAGGTTATCCAAGGAGTCGCCTCCTGGTATGGTCCAGGCTTCCATGGTCGTCTCAGCGCTAATGGTGAGATTTATGATCAAAATGCCTTGACGGCAGCCCACCCCTCCCTGCCCTTTGGCACCCAGGTGCAGGTGACTAATTTGAATACGGGCCAGTCGGTGGTGGTGCGCATCAACGATCGCGGACCCTATGTGGGCAATCGTGTGATCGACTTATCCGCCGCCGCCGCCCAATACATCGGCATGGTCAGTACCGGTGTCGCTCCCGTGCGCCTGGATATTCTCCAGTAG
- the purM gene encoding phosphoribosylformylglycinamidine cyclo-ligase, translating to MDYRSAGVDVAAGRQFVHQIRDLVAQTHRPEVLGGLGGFSGLFQLGQYQQPLLVAGTDGVGTKLKLAHDLNRHDTVGIDLVAMCVNDVLTCGAEPLFFLDYVATGHLEPDQLVEVVRGITQGCQQAGCALLGGETAEMPGFYQPGDYDLAGFCVGVVEKANLVDGSRMAVGDRVIALASHGVHSNGYSLVRKIIADGGWAWDAQPPEFQGKTLGDVFLNPTAIYVQPLLSAQRAGIELRGMAHITGGGLPENLPRCLGSGLSVALDRQSWTIPPVFQWLAAAGSVTESNMFETFNMGVGFVAVVAPDQADRALAHFQDQGLGAWVLGEVIAGDGAIVGLPT from the coding sequence ATGGATTATCGATCGGCTGGCGTGGATGTGGCAGCGGGACGGCAGTTTGTCCACCAAATCCGCGATCTGGTGGCCCAAACCCATCGTCCTGAGGTTCTAGGGGGCTTGGGGGGGTTCAGTGGGCTATTTCAACTGGGGCAGTATCAACAACCCCTCTTGGTGGCCGGCACCGATGGGGTGGGCACTAAGCTGAAGCTGGCCCACGACCTCAATCGCCACGACACCGTCGGTATTGATTTAGTGGCCATGTGCGTCAACGATGTCTTGACCTGTGGCGCAGAACCCCTATTTTTTCTGGACTATGTGGCCACGGGACACCTGGAACCGGATCAGTTGGTGGAGGTGGTACGGGGCATTACCCAGGGGTGCCAACAGGCGGGCTGTGCGCTGTTGGGGGGGGAAACGGCGGAAATGCCGGGATTCTATCAGCCTGGGGACTATGATCTGGCAGGGTTCTGTGTGGGGGTTGTGGAAAAGGCAAACTTAGTCGATGGATCCCGCATGGCCGTGGGCGATCGGGTCATTGCCCTAGCCAGCCACGGAGTCCACAGCAACGGCTACAGCTTGGTGCGCAAAATTATTGCCGATGGGGGGTGGGCCTGGGATGCCCAGCCGCCGGAATTCCAGGGTAAAACCCTGGGGGATGTCTTTCTGAACCCCACTGCCATCTATGTGCAACCCCTCCTCAGCGCCCAACGGGCTGGCATTGAGCTGCGGGGCATGGCCCACATTACGGGGGGAGGCTTGCCGGAAAACTTACCCCGCTGCCTGGGATCTGGGCTGAGTGTGGCCCTCGATCGCCAAAGCTGGACGATTCCGCCCGTGTTTCAATGGCTAGCCGCAGCGGGATCCGTGACGGAGTCCAATATGTTTGAGACCTTCAACATGGGGGTGGGCTTCGTCGCCGTCGTGGCTCCGGATCAGGCCGATCGCGCCTTGGCCCATTTCCAGGATCAAGGTCTTGGGGCTTGGGTCTTGGGGGAAGTCATTGCTGGGGACGGGGCGATCGTCGGCTTGCCCACCTAA
- a CDS encoding acyl carrier protein codes for MSQSDLFNEVKSIVVDKLSVDDPEKVKPEASFTEDLGADSLDVVELVMALEDKFGVEIPDEDAEGIATVQDAITYIIEKGGVAAS; via the coding sequence ATGAGCCAATCCGATCTTTTTAATGAAGTTAAAAGCATTGTGGTAGACAAACTCAGTGTGGACGATCCAGAGAAAGTCAAGCCTGAAGCTAGCTTTACCGAGGATTTGGGGGCAGACTCCCTGGATGTGGTGGAACTGGTGATGGCCTTAGAAGACAAGTTTGGCGTTGAAATTCCAGACGAAGATGCAGAGGGCATTGCCACGGTACAAGATGCCATCACCTACATCATCGAAAAGGGTGGAGTCGCAGCCTCCTAG